The following are encoded together in the Pectobacterium punjabense genome:
- the aceF gene encoding pyruvate dehydrogenase complex dihydrolipoyllysine-residue acetyltransferase → MAIEINVPDIGADEVEVTEVLVKVGDKVEAEQSLITVEGDKASMEVPSPQAGVIKEIKVSVGDKVETGKLIMIFDSADGAADAAPAKAEEKKEAAPAAAPAASAAKDVNVPDIGGDEVEVTEVLVKVGDTVAAEQSLITVEGDKASMEVPAPFAGTVKEIKISTGDKVSTGSLIMVFEVAGAAPAAAPAQAAAPAAAAPAASAAKEVNVPDIGGDEVEVTEVMVKVGDKIAAEQSLITVEGDKASMEVPAPFAGTVKEIKISTGDKVKTGSLIMVFEVEGAAPAAAPAAKQDAVPAAPAPAAKPAAAPAAKAEGKSEFAENDAYVHATPVIRRLAREFGVNLAKVKGSGRKGRILREDVQAYVKDAVKRAESAPAAAAGGGLPGMLPWPKVDFSKFGEVEEVELGRIQKISGANLSRNWVMIPHVTHFDKTDITDLEAFRKQQNAEAEKRKLDVKFTPVVFIMKAVAAALEQMPRFNSSLSEDAQRLTLKKYINIGVAVDTPNGLVVPVFKDVNKKSITELSRELMAISKKARDGKLTAGEMQGGCFTISSLGGIGTTHFAPIVNAPEVAILGVSKSAMEPVWNGKEFTPRLMMPMSLSFDHRVIDGADGARFITIINNTLSDIRRLVM, encoded by the coding sequence ATGGCTATCGAAATCAACGTACCGGACATCGGTGCAGATGAAGTTGAAGTCACCGAAGTGCTGGTGAAGGTGGGCGACAAGGTTGAAGCTGAACAGTCGCTGATCACGGTTGAAGGTGATAAGGCTTCTATGGAAGTCCCTTCTCCGCAGGCTGGTGTCATTAAAGAGATCAAAGTCTCTGTCGGTGACAAAGTTGAAACCGGCAAACTGATCATGATTTTCGATTCCGCCGACGGTGCAGCTGATGCTGCACCTGCTAAGGCAGAAGAGAAGAAAGAAGCGGCTCCGGCTGCTGCACCAGCAGCCTCTGCGGCGAAAGACGTCAACGTACCGGATATCGGCGGTGACGAAGTTGAAGTGACCGAAGTACTGGTTAAAGTGGGCGACACCGTTGCTGCTGAACAGTCTCTGATCACCGTAGAAGGCGACAAAGCGTCTATGGAAGTCCCGGCACCTTTCGCGGGTACGGTTAAAGAGATCAAAATCAGCACCGGCGATAAAGTCTCTACCGGTTCTCTGATCATGGTATTCGAAGTCGCGGGAGCTGCACCTGCTGCCGCTCCGGCACAAGCAGCTGCTCCAGCAGCAGCTGCGCCAGCGGCCTCTGCCGCTAAAGAAGTTAACGTACCGGATATCGGCGGTGACGAAGTCGAAGTGACTGAAGTGATGGTTAAAGTTGGCGATAAAATCGCGGCTGAGCAATCACTGATCACCGTTGAAGGCGATAAGGCTTCAATGGAAGTCCCTGCGCCGTTCGCGGGTACGGTTAAAGAAATCAAAATCAGCACCGGCGACAAAGTGAAAACCGGTTCACTGATCATGGTCTTCGAAGTGGAAGGCGCTGCGCCTGCGGCGGCTCCAGCTGCGAAGCAAGACGCGGTTCCTGCTGCACCTGCTCCAGCGGCAAAACCTGCTGCTGCACCGGCTGCGAAAGCGGAAGGCAAGAGCGAGTTCGCTGAGAATGATGCTTACGTTCACGCGACGCCTGTTATCCGTCGTCTGGCACGTGAATTCGGCGTGAATCTGGCGAAAGTGAAGGGTTCTGGTCGTAAAGGCCGTATCCTGCGCGAAGACGTTCAGGCTTACGTGAAAGATGCCGTGAAACGCGCTGAGTCTGCGCCAGCCGCTGCCGCTGGCGGCGGTCTGCCAGGCATGCTGCCATGGCCGAAAGTCGACTTCAGCAAGTTTGGTGAAGTCGAAGAAGTGGAACTGGGCCGTATCCAGAAAATCTCTGGTGCTAACCTGAGCCGTAACTGGGTGATGATCCCGCATGTTACGCACTTCGATAAAACGGACATCACCGATCTGGAAGCGTTCCGTAAACAGCAGAACGCCGAAGCTGAGAAGCGCAAACTGGATGTGAAATTCACCCCAGTTGTCTTCATCATGAAAGCCGTTGCCGCTGCGCTTGAGCAGATGCCACGCTTCAACAGTTCCCTGTCTGAAGACGCGCAACGTCTGACGCTGAAGAAATACATCAACATCGGTGTTGCGGTTGATACCCCGAACGGTCTGGTGGTTCCGGTCTTTAAAGACGTGAACAAGAAGAGCATCACTGAGCTGTCTCGCGAACTGATGGCGATTTCCAAGAAAGCCCGTGACGGTAAGCTGACCGCAGGCGAAATGCAGGGTGGTTGCTTCACTATCTCCAGCCTGGGCGGTATCGGGACTACGCACTTTGCGCCGATCGTCAACGCGCCTGAAGTGGCTATTCTTGGTGTGTCTAAGTCTGCAATGGAACCGGTCTGGAATGGTAAAGAGTTCACTCCGCGTCTGATGATGCCGATGTCTCTGTCCTTCGACCACCGTGTCATTGACGGTGCTGATGGTGCTCGCTTCATTACCATCATTAACAACACGTTGTCTGACATCCGCCGTCTGGTGATGTAA
- the pdhR gene encoding pyruvate dehydrogenase complex transcriptional repressor PdhR: protein MAYSKIRQPKLSDVIEKQLEFLILEGTLRPGEKLPPERELAKQFDVSRPSLREAIQRLEAKGLLLRRQGGGTFVQANLWQSVSDPLAELLSTHPESQFDLLETRHALEGIAAYYAALRGTESDLQRIQDCHAVIEKAREAGDLDAESEAVMQYQVAVTEATHNVVLLHLVRCMGPMLEQNVRQNFELLYLSREVLAQVSIHRASIFEAIVAREPEKAREASHRHLAFIEEVLLDLNREHSRRERSLRRLQQRKD, encoded by the coding sequence ATGGCATACAGCAAGATCCGTCAGCCCAAACTGTCAGATGTGATTGAAAAGCAGTTGGAGTTTCTGATCCTTGAGGGAACCTTGCGCCCCGGCGAGAAGCTCCCACCGGAGCGCGAACTGGCAAAACAGTTCGATGTTTCCCGCCCTTCTCTGAGAGAAGCCATTCAACGCCTGGAAGCCAAAGGTTTACTTTTGCGCCGTCAGGGTGGTGGTACCTTCGTTCAAGCCAATCTATGGCAAAGCGTCAGCGATCCGCTGGCAGAATTACTGAGCACACATCCCGAATCACAGTTCGATCTTCTGGAAACGCGTCATGCGCTGGAAGGCATTGCTGCCTACTATGCGGCGTTGCGTGGCACAGAGTCTGATTTGCAGCGTATCCAGGATTGTCATGCCGTGATTGAGAAGGCGAGGGAAGCGGGCGATCTAGACGCCGAGTCAGAAGCCGTTATGCAGTATCAGGTTGCTGTAACAGAAGCCACGCATAATGTGGTTTTGCTGCATTTGGTACGTTGTATGGGGCCGATGCTCGAACAGAACGTGAGGCAGAATTTTGAATTGCTTTATTTGAGCCGTGAAGTGTTGGCTCAGGTTAGCATTCATCGCGCCAGCATTTTTGAGGCGATTGTTGCCCGTGAGCCAGAGAAGGCGCGCGAAGCATCACACCGCCATCTGGCGTTTATTGAGGAAGTATTGCTGGATCTTAACCGGGAACATAGTCGGCGCGAGAGATCGCTGCGTCGGCTCCAGCAACGCAAGGACTGA
- the lpdA gene encoding dihydrolipoyl dehydrogenase, whose amino-acid sequence MSTEIKAQVVVLGAGPAGYSAAFRAADLGLETVLVERYSTLGGVCLNVGCIPSKALLHVAKVIEEAKALAEHGIVFGEPKTDIDKIRLWKEKVITQLTGGLAGMAKGRKVKVVNGLGKFTGANTLEVDGENGKTTINFDNAIIAAGSRPIQLPFIPHNDPRVWDSTDALELKSVPGRLLVMGGGIIGLEMGTVYHALGSQIDVVEMFDQVIPAADKDVVKVFTKRISKQFNLMLETKVTAVEAKEDGIYVTMEGKKAPAEPQRYDAVLVAIGRVPNGKNLDAGKAGVEVDDRGFIHVDKQMRTNVPHIYAIGDIVGQPMLAHKGVHEGHVAAEVISGKKHYFDPKVIPSIAYTEPEVAWVGLTEKEAKEKGISYETATFPWAASGRAIASDCADGMTKLIFDKETHRVIGGAIVGTNGGELLGEIGLAIEMGCDAEDIALTIHAHPTLHESVGLAAEIFEGSITDLPNPKAKKK is encoded by the coding sequence ATGAGTACTGAAATTAAAGCTCAGGTAGTGGTACTTGGTGCCGGCCCCGCAGGCTATTCTGCTGCATTCCGCGCGGCGGATTTGGGTCTGGAAACCGTACTGGTAGAGCGCTACTCCACGCTGGGTGGGGTGTGTCTGAATGTGGGCTGTATTCCTTCCAAAGCCCTGCTGCACGTTGCCAAAGTTATCGAAGAAGCCAAAGCACTGGCAGAACACGGTATCGTGTTCGGTGAACCTAAAACCGACATTGATAAGATCCGCCTGTGGAAAGAAAAAGTTATCACCCAACTGACCGGTGGTCTGGCGGGTATGGCTAAAGGCCGTAAAGTTAAAGTCGTTAACGGTCTGGGCAAATTCACGGGTGCCAACACGCTGGAAGTTGACGGTGAAAACGGCAAAACGACGATCAACTTCGATAACGCGATTATCGCTGCGGGTTCACGTCCTATCCAACTGCCTTTCATTCCTCATAATGACCCGCGCGTATGGGATTCTACCGATGCACTGGAGCTGAAAAGCGTCCCAGGTCGTCTGTTGGTGATGGGCGGCGGTATCATCGGTCTGGAAATGGGTACCGTTTACCATGCTCTGGGTTCACAGATCGACGTTGTTGAAATGTTCGATCAGGTGATTCCAGCCGCTGACAAAGATGTCGTCAAAGTCTTCACCAAACGTATCAGCAAGCAGTTCAATCTGATGCTGGAAACCAAAGTGACGGCAGTAGAAGCCAAAGAAGACGGCATCTATGTGACGATGGAAGGCAAAAAAGCGCCAGCCGAGCCACAGCGTTACGATGCGGTTCTGGTGGCTATCGGTCGTGTACCGAACGGCAAAAACCTGGATGCTGGCAAAGCGGGCGTGGAAGTTGACGATCGCGGCTTCATCCACGTTGATAAGCAAATGCGCACCAACGTGCCACACATCTATGCTATCGGCGACATCGTCGGTCAGCCGATGCTGGCGCACAAAGGCGTGCATGAAGGCCACGTTGCTGCTGAAGTGATCTCCGGTAAGAAACACTACTTCGATCCGAAAGTGATTCCTTCTATCGCCTATACCGAACCGGAAGTGGCATGGGTGGGTCTGACCGAGAAAGAAGCCAAAGAGAAAGGCATCAGCTACGAAACCGCGACCTTCCCATGGGCGGCGTCTGGCCGTGCTATTGCGTCTGACTGCGCTGACGGTATGACCAAACTGATTTTCGACAAAGAAACTCACCGTGTTATTGGTGGTGCGATTGTCGGGACTAACGGTGGTGAACTGTTAGGCGAAATCGGTCTGGCGATTGAAATGGGCTGTGATGCAGAAGATATCGCACTGACCATCCATGCGCACCCAACGCTGCATGAGTCTGTTGGTCTGGCGGCTGAAATCTTTGAAGGTAGCATTACTGACCTGCCAAACCCGAAAGCGAAGAAGAAGTAA
- the aceE gene encoding pyruvate dehydrogenase (acetyl-transferring), homodimeric type: protein MSDRLNNDVDPIETRDWLQAIESVIREEGVERAQFLIDQVLGEARKGGVSVAAGTAARQYINTIAVEDEPEYPGNLDLERRIRSAIRWNAIMTVLRASKKDLDLGGHMASFQSSATFYEVCFNHFFRARTAQDGGDLVYFQGHISPGVYARAFLEGRLTEDQMNNFRQEVHGNGLSSYPHPKLMPDFWQFPTVSMGLGPIGAIYQAKFLKYLENRGLKDTSKQTVYAFLGDGEMDEPESKGAITIATREKLDNLVFVINCNLQRLDGPVTGNGKIINELEGIFSGAGWDVIKVMWGDRWDELLRKDTSGKLIQLMEETVDGDYQTFKSKNGAYVREHFFGKYPETAALVKDWSDDQIWSLNRGGHDPKKVYAALKKAQDTKGKPTVILAHTIKGYGMGDAAEGKNIAHQVKKVNMDGVRYFRDRFNVPVSDENIESLPYITFDKDSEEYKYLHERRQALGGYLPSRQPNFDEKLELPTLEDFRTLLEEQNKEISTTIAFVRALNVMLKNQSIKDRLVPIIADEARTFGMEGLFRQIGIYSPKGQQYTPQDREQVAYYKEDQKGQILQEGINELGAGSSWLAAATSYSTNNLPMIPFYIYYSMFGFQRIGDLCWAAGDQQARGFLIGGTSGRTTLNGEGLQHEDGHSHIQSLTIPNCLSYDPAFAYEVAVIMHDGLHRMYGEAQENIYYYITTLNENYHMPAMPQGAEEGIRKGIYKLETVEGSKGKVQLLGSGSILRHVREASQILAKDYGIGSDVFSVTSFTELAREGQDCERWNMLHPTETPRVPYVAQVLSDAPAVASTDYMKLFAEQIRNFIPASDYRVLGTDGFGRSDSRENLRHHFEVDASYVVVAALGELAKRGEIDKKVVADAITKFNIDADKVNPRLA, encoded by the coding sequence ATGTCAGATCGTTTAAATAATGACGTGGATCCGATCGAAACCCGCGACTGGCTGCAGGCGATCGAATCGGTCATCCGTGAAGAGGGTGTTGAGCGCGCTCAGTTCCTGATAGATCAGGTTCTGGGTGAAGCGCGTAAAGGCGGTGTCAGCGTTGCTGCTGGTACGGCTGCACGCCAATATATCAACACCATCGCAGTGGAAGACGAACCGGAGTACCCTGGTAATCTGGATCTGGAACGTCGTATTCGCTCAGCAATCCGCTGGAACGCGATCATGACAGTGCTGCGTGCTTCGAAAAAAGATCTGGATCTGGGTGGCCACATGGCTTCTTTCCAGTCTTCCGCTACTTTCTATGAAGTGTGCTTTAACCACTTCTTCCGTGCTCGCACTGCGCAGGACGGCGGCGACCTGGTCTACTTCCAGGGCCACATTTCTCCGGGCGTTTACGCTCGTGCCTTCCTTGAAGGCCGTCTGACAGAAGACCAGATGAACAACTTCCGTCAGGAAGTTCACGGTAACGGTCTGTCTTCTTATCCGCACCCTAAATTGATGCCTGACTTCTGGCAGTTCCCGACCGTTTCTATGGGTCTGGGTCCGATTGGTGCTATCTACCAGGCTAAATTCCTGAAGTATCTGGAAAACCGTGGTCTGAAAGATACCTCTAAGCAAACCGTTTATGCCTTCCTGGGCGACGGCGAAATGGATGAGCCAGAATCCAAAGGTGCGATCACCATCGCGACCCGTGAAAAACTGGACAACCTGGTATTCGTTATCAACTGTAACCTGCAACGTCTGGATGGTCCGGTTACGGGTAATGGTAAGATCATCAATGAACTGGAAGGCATCTTCAGCGGCGCTGGCTGGGATGTGATTAAAGTGATGTGGGGCGATCGTTGGGACGAACTGCTGCGTAAAGACACCAGCGGTAAACTGATCCAACTGATGGAAGAAACCGTCGACGGTGACTACCAGACCTTCAAATCCAAAAATGGTGCCTACGTGCGTGAGCACTTCTTCGGTAAATACCCGGAGACGGCTGCACTGGTTAAAGACTGGAGCGACGATCAGATTTGGTCACTGAACCGTGGTGGTCACGATCCGAAGAAAGTCTACGCTGCACTGAAAAAAGCGCAGGACACCAAAGGCAAACCAACCGTTATTCTGGCGCATACCATTAAAGGTTATGGTATGGGCGACGCGGCGGAAGGTAAGAACATCGCTCACCAGGTTAAGAAAGTTAACATGGACGGCGTACGTTACTTCCGTGACCGCTTCAACGTGCCAGTGAGCGATGAAAACATCGAAAGCCTGCCGTACATCACCTTCGATAAAGATTCCGAAGAGTACAAGTACCTGCACGAACGTCGTCAGGCACTGGGCGGTTACCTGCCATCTCGTCAGCCGAACTTTGATGAGAAGCTTGAGCTGCCAACGCTGGAAGATTTCCGCACGCTGCTGGAAGAGCAGAACAAAGAAATCTCTACCACTATCGCGTTTGTACGTGCCCTGAACGTGATGCTGAAGAACCAATCTATCAAAGATCGTCTGGTTCCGATCATCGCTGACGAAGCGCGTACCTTCGGTATGGAAGGTCTGTTCCGCCAAATCGGTATTTATAGCCCGAAAGGCCAGCAGTACACCCCGCAGGACCGTGAGCAAGTTGCTTACTACAAAGAAGACCAGAAAGGTCAGATTCTGCAGGAAGGTATCAACGAGCTGGGTGCAGGTTCTTCTTGGCTGGCGGCGGCAACGTCTTACAGCACCAACAATCTGCCAATGATCCCGTTCTACATCTACTACTCTATGTTCGGTTTCCAACGTATCGGCGACCTGTGCTGGGCTGCGGGTGACCAACAGGCGCGTGGATTCCTGATCGGTGGCACTTCAGGACGTACAACGCTGAACGGTGAAGGTCTGCAACACGAAGATGGCCACAGCCACATTCAGTCGCTGACTATCCCGAACTGTCTCTCCTACGATCCGGCATTCGCCTATGAAGTTGCGGTGATCATGCATGATGGTCTGCACCGTATGTACGGCGAAGCGCAAGAGAACATTTACTACTACATCACCACGCTGAACGAAAACTACCACATGCCTGCGATGCCGCAGGGTGCGGAAGAAGGTATCCGTAAGGGTATCTACAAGCTGGAAACGGTTGAAGGTAGCAAAGGTAAAGTTCAACTGCTGGGCTCTGGTTCTATCCTGCGTCACGTACGTGAAGCGTCTCAGATTCTGGCTAAAGACTATGGCATCGGTTCTGACGTATTCAGCGTAACCTCCTTCACTGAACTGGCTCGCGAAGGTCAGGATTGTGAGCGTTGGAACATGCTGCATCCGACCGAAACGCCGCGCGTACCTTACGTGGCTCAGGTACTGAGTGATGCGCCAGCGGTTGCATCTACTGACTACATGAAGCTGTTTGCTGAGCAAATCCGTAACTTCATCCCGGCTAGCGATTACCGCGTACTGGGTACTGACGGTTTCGGTCGTTCTGACAGCCGTGAGAACCTGCGTCACCACTTCGAAGTGGATGCGTCTTACGTCGTGGTTGCGGCTCTGGGTGAACTGGCTAAACGCGGTGAAATCGATAAGAAAGTGGTTGCTGATGCCATCACTAAATTCAACATCGATGCAGATAAAGTTAACCCGCGTCTGGCATAA
- a CDS encoding amino acid permease: MDNQQTDGTLKRGLKNRHIQLIALGGAVGTGLFLGIAQTIKMAGPSVLLGYAIGGLIAFLIMRQLGEMVVEEPVAGSFSHFAYKYWGDFAGFASGWNYWVLYVLVAMAELSAVGIYVQYWWPDIPTWVSAAVFFLLINAINLANVKVYGEMEFWFAIIKVAAIIGMIVFGGWLLISGTGGPEATVTNLWAQGGFFPNGGLGLVMAMAVIMFSFGGLELVGITAAEADDPEKSIPRATNQVIYRILIFYIGSLAILLSLYPWGKVVEGGSPFVMIFHELNSNVVATVLNIVVLTAALSVYNSCVYCNSRMLFGLAKQGNGPKVLETVDSRGVPVVAIGISALATALCVLINYLIPGKAFELLMALVVSALVINWAMISLAHLKFRAQKDKEGTVTKFKALLYPLGNYLCLLFLAGILVIMFLTPGIQISVMLIPVWLVILGVGYFIKKKNQLK, translated from the coding sequence ATGGATAATCAACAAACGGACGGCACGCTAAAGCGTGGTTTGAAAAACCGTCATATTCAGTTGATTGCCTTGGGTGGCGCGGTAGGTACTGGCCTCTTTCTTGGTATTGCACAAACAATCAAAATGGCCGGACCATCAGTCCTGTTAGGCTATGCGATTGGCGGACTGATCGCGTTTCTCATTATGCGCCAACTGGGCGAGATGGTGGTTGAAGAACCGGTAGCCGGATCGTTCAGCCACTTTGCTTATAAATATTGGGGCGATTTCGCGGGCTTTGCATCTGGATGGAACTACTGGGTACTGTATGTTCTGGTCGCCATGGCTGAGCTCAGTGCCGTAGGGATTTACGTCCAGTACTGGTGGCCAGATATTCCGACCTGGGTATCCGCCGCGGTATTCTTCCTACTGATTAACGCTATCAATCTGGCGAACGTCAAAGTCTACGGTGAGATGGAGTTCTGGTTTGCCATCATCAAAGTCGCTGCGATTATTGGCATGATCGTCTTCGGCGGCTGGCTGTTGATCAGCGGTACAGGTGGGCCGGAAGCCACCGTGACCAATCTGTGGGCGCAAGGCGGGTTCTTCCCGAATGGCGGGCTCGGTCTGGTGATGGCGATGGCCGTTATCATGTTCTCATTTGGCGGGCTGGAACTGGTGGGGATTACCGCGGCAGAAGCAGATGACCCAGAGAAAAGTATTCCACGCGCGACCAATCAGGTGATCTACCGTATTCTGATTTTCTATATCGGTTCACTTGCTATCCTGCTGTCACTTTATCCGTGGGGAAAAGTTGTAGAAGGCGGTAGCCCGTTCGTCATGATCTTCCATGAACTGAACAGCAACGTCGTAGCTACGGTACTGAACATCGTGGTATTGACCGCAGCACTGTCGGTTTACAACAGCTGTGTTTATTGCAACAGCCGCATGCTGTTCGGGTTAGCAAAACAGGGTAATGGCCCGAAAGTGCTGGAGACCGTCGATAGCCGTGGCGTACCGGTTGTCGCAATCGGTATTTCCGCACTGGCGACAGCACTCTGCGTGCTGATTAACTACCTTATTCCCGGCAAAGCATTCGAGCTATTAATGGCGTTGGTCGTGTCTGCTCTCGTGATTAACTGGGCGATGATCAGTCTGGCACACCTGAAGTTCCGTGCACAGAAGGACAAAGAAGGTACGGTGACCAAGTTTAAAGCGTTGCTGTATCCGCTGGGTAACTACCTCTGCCTGCTGTTCCTGGCGGGGATATTGGTCATCATGTTCCTGACGCCGGGCATTCAGATTTCCGTCATGCTGATCCCGGTCTGGCTGGTTATTCTGGGCGTGGGCTACTTCATCAAAAAGAAAAATCAGCTTAAGTAA
- a CDS encoding serine hydrolase domain-containing protein, translating to MITPLFPPRTDSPTTHLSARIQTVVQQALDERRLVGTVVLVAHNGALIHQQAAGWADREKARPMTLDAIFRLASVSKPIVSVAVLVLVAQGRLDLDEDITRWMPTFQPRLPDGCPSRITVRQLLSHTAGLGYRFFEDHADGPYARAGVSDGMDASGITLDENLSRIASVPLLYVPGTAWGYSLATDVLGALIERIHGSSLDEAIRQLVTDPLGMHDTGFVVRAPLRLTTAYVNDTPEPHRLTEGEMVSPFEGAIGIAYSPARIFDAQAFPSGGAGMVGSAWDLLRLLEALRKGEGVPLPDALIEEMGRDQTQGLELPNAPGCGFGLGFSVLRDPQLAESPESSGTWRWGGAYGHSWFVDRTQGLSVVAFTNTMYEGMSGRFVTDLRDAVYGELEAVR from the coding sequence GTGATAACTCCCTTATTTCCCCCGCGTACCGATTCGCCGACAACGCATCTCTCTGCTCGAATTCAGACAGTCGTTCAACAAGCATTGGACGAGCGGCGTTTGGTTGGTACCGTCGTGCTGGTCGCGCATAACGGCGCATTGATTCATCAGCAGGCTGCCGGATGGGCTGACCGGGAGAAGGCTCGCCCGATGACGCTGGACGCCATCTTCCGGTTGGCTTCGGTAAGCAAACCCATCGTGTCCGTGGCAGTGCTGGTGCTGGTGGCGCAAGGTCGGCTCGATCTGGATGAGGATATTACTCGCTGGATGCCAACGTTCCAGCCCCGGCTGCCCGATGGTTGCCCCTCGCGTATCACGGTGCGACAGCTGCTCAGCCACACAGCAGGTTTGGGCTATCGCTTTTTCGAGGATCATGCGGATGGCCCCTACGCGCGAGCGGGAGTTTCAGACGGTATGGATGCCTCTGGCATTACTCTGGATGAGAACCTGAGTCGCATCGCCAGCGTGCCGTTGTTGTATGTGCCGGGAACGGCCTGGGGTTATTCGCTGGCAACAGACGTACTGGGAGCCTTGATTGAACGCATCCACGGTTCGTCACTGGATGAGGCGATTCGCCAATTGGTGACCGACCCGCTGGGTATGCATGATACTGGATTCGTTGTTCGTGCTCCTTTGCGCCTGACCACCGCTTATGTGAACGACACCCCAGAACCGCATCGCCTGACTGAAGGCGAGATGGTTTCTCCCTTCGAGGGGGCAATCGGTATTGCGTATAGCCCCGCTCGTATCTTTGATGCACAGGCCTTTCCGTCAGGTGGTGCTGGCATGGTGGGGAGCGCGTGGGATCTGCTACGCCTGCTGGAAGCGTTGCGCAAAGGAGAGGGGGTACCACTGCCTGATGCGCTGATTGAGGAGATGGGACGCGATCAGACTCAGGGTCTGGAATTGCCCAACGCACCGGGCTGCGGTTTCGGCCTTGGTTTTTCCGTCTTGCGCGATCCGCAGTTAGCCGAGTCACCGGAATCGTCAGGCACCTGGCGCTGGGGCGGTGCCTACGGCCATTCATGGTTTGTCGATCGAACGCAAGGTTTGAGCGTGGTGGCGTTCACCAACACGATGTACGAGGGGATGTCAGGGCGCTTTGTTACCGATCTGCGTGATGCCGTGTATGGCGAGTTGGAGGCTGTACGATGA
- a CDS encoding LysR family transcriptional regulator, with amino-acid sequence MDSLNGFVVFVQVAETRSFVAAGRLLGVSASAVGKSIARLEEKLGVRLFHRSTRSITLTAEGSLFLARSRRILAEIEAAERELSQGKAVPRGRLRVSLPLVSPLMLPILGDFMRDYPEIELDLDFSDRMVDVIEEGFDAVVRTGEPVDSRLTARKLGIFRFLLVAAPDYLAQHGTPQQPADLLQHTCLHYRFPSSGKLEPWALRLDPDEPELPLPTSMICNNIETRLCFALQGLGIAYLPDFSIREPLAKGLLQPILSNYVERSGVFHVLWPASKHPSPKVRALVDFLCARVFPSSDGQKKSGA; translated from the coding sequence ATGGACAGCCTGAATGGCTTTGTGGTGTTTGTACAGGTGGCCGAAACGCGCAGCTTCGTTGCGGCAGGCCGGTTACTTGGCGTGTCAGCCTCTGCGGTGGGGAAAAGCATTGCACGGCTCGAAGAAAAGCTGGGCGTGAGACTGTTTCACCGCAGTACGCGCAGCATCACACTGACGGCTGAAGGCTCACTATTTCTAGCGCGTAGCCGACGTATTCTGGCCGAAATTGAGGCCGCAGAGCGGGAACTGTCTCAGGGCAAAGCCGTACCACGCGGACGTCTACGAGTCAGCCTGCCGCTGGTTAGCCCGCTGATGCTGCCCATACTCGGCGATTTCATGCGCGACTATCCTGAAATCGAACTGGACTTGGACTTCTCCGATCGCATGGTAGATGTGATTGAGGAAGGTTTTGATGCCGTTGTGCGGACGGGCGAGCCGGTTGATTCACGCCTCACGGCACGCAAGCTGGGTATTTTCCGTTTTCTGCTGGTCGCCGCGCCAGACTATCTTGCCCAACACGGCACACCCCAGCAGCCTGCTGATCTGCTGCAACACACTTGCCTGCACTACCGCTTTCCCAGCAGTGGCAAGCTGGAACCTTGGGCGTTGCGGCTTGATCCCGATGAACCCGAATTGCCGTTGCCCACGTCGATGATCTGCAACAACATCGAAACGCGCCTCTGTTTTGCATTACAAGGACTGGGGATCGCCTATCTGCCGGATTTCTCTATCCGCGAACCGCTGGCCAAGGGACTGCTACAGCCGATCCTAAGCAACTATGTGGAACGCAGCGGCGTCTTCCATGTGCTGTGGCCTGCCAGCAAACATCCGTCACCAAAAGTACGGGCACTGGTGGATTTCCTCTGCGCGCGGGTGTTTCCCTCTTCTGACGGACAAAAAAAATCCGGCGCCTAA